The following coding sequences are from one Primulina eburnea isolate SZY01 chromosome 15, ASM2296580v1, whole genome shotgun sequence window:
- the LOC140813746 gene encoding uncharacterized protein translates to MVGRRDLGFPRSSVNNLKEQLVRTTLRNVRAQGHPYVELREDGKRLIFFCTLCLAPCYGDSCLFNHLNGNLHTQRLAAAKVTLLKPNPWPFSDGVFFFCDDLPDQNNNLPVSSSGLMKLLDIHHMDGDTAIVSYGENLGPNACSHLAEEMVDHSDCDEIPGDQNLVGEGYGHELVIPSVLQKDEVSNLIVRHMGVGRIGARFSKKDGVSDEIRRIWCEWLGNKELPYECISTVPDHDFSVVTFAYNYDLGRKGLLDDFRKLLPSSPHSEAEYGSGARGKKRKSFSDSMDISNRSDSSGEESQSSNHSNMKMIMSGNDDLQVHSRVLSSKIMRKKMREQEVIAAERSCDLCQQRMLPDKDVAALLNRKTGKFVCSSRNLTGAFHVFHISCLLHWILLCDVETYSMKSVAPKAKRRSRRKVKGGMDVGKRENCESQETRKQIYSAFCPECQGTGLEIEKDKLEKPTVSLFEIFRYKIKLCDAHKAWMKDPEVLQNCSIGFHFPADSDVIYQENVATLKLLHFYRADI, encoded by the exons ATGGTAGGAAGGAGGGATTTAGGGTTTCCGAGGAGTAGTGTTAATAATTTGAAAGAGCAGTTGGTGAGGACAACTCTCCGAAATGTTAGAGCACAGGGGCACCCATATGTGGAGCTTCGAGAAGATGGGAAGAGGTTGATATTTTTCTGTACTTTGTGTCTTGCACCTTGTTACGGTGATTCTTGCTTGTTTAATCACTTGAATGGTAATCTACACACTCAAAGGCTAGCCGCTGCAAAAGTAACGCTGTTGAAGCCTAATCCTTGGCCGTTCAGTGACGGTGTGTTTTTCTTTTGTGATGATCTACCggaccaaaataataatttacctGTTTCAAGTTCCGGTCTAATGAAATTGTTGGACATACATCATATGGATGGTGACACTGCTATTGTTAGTTATGGTGAAAACTTGGGTCCAAATGCTTGTTCTCATCTCGCTGAAGAGATGGTGGATCATTCAGATTGCGATGAAATTCCCGGTGATCAGAATCTGGTTGGCGAGGGATATGGTCATGAACTAGTTATTCCATCCGTGCTACAAAAAGATGAGGTATCTAATTTGATTGTAAGACACATGGGTGTTGGACGTATTGGTGCTAGGTTTAGCAAGAAGGATGGGGTTTCGGATGAAATTCGTAGAATATGGTGCGAATGGCTGGGGAACAAGGAGTTACCATATGAGTGTATTAGCACAGTACcagatcacgatttttctgttgttACTTTTGCGTATAACTATGATTTAGGTCGAAAGGGGTTACTTGACGACTTCAGAAAATTGCTACCATCTAGTCCTCATTCCGAAGCAGAGTATGGTTCCGGTGCTAGAGGCAAGAAGAGGAAGTCATTTTCTGATTCAATGGATATTAGTAACCGATCTGACTCATCTGGAGAGGAGTCTCAATCCTCAAATCATAGCAATATGAAGATGATAATGTCTGGGAATGATGATCTGCAGGTACATTCACGAGTCCTCTCAAGCAAAATCATGAGGAAGAAAATGAGAGAACAGGAGGTCATTGCTGCCGAGAGATCCTGTGATCTTTGTCAGCAAAGGATGCTCCCAGATAAAGATGTGGCTGCTCTCTTGAACAGGAAAACTGGAAAATTTGTCTGCAGCAGTAGAAATTTGACTGGG GCGTTTCATGTATTTCATATTTCATGTCTCCTTCATTGGATACTTTTATGTGATGTTGAAACTTATTCAATGAAGTCTGTTGCACCTAAAGCGAAACGGAGATCTAGGAGAAAGGTGAAAGGCGGCATGGATGTTGGAAAAAGGGAGAATTGTGAGAGTCAAGAGACAAGAAAGCAAATCTACTCGGCATTCTGCCCCGAATGTCAGGGCACTGGTTTAGAAATCGAAAAAGACAAGCTGGAGAAACCAACTGTTTCACTTTTTGAG atattcaggtataAAATCAAGCTATGTGATGCGCATAAAGCATGGATGAAAGATCCTGAAGTGCTGCAAAACTGCTCAATTGGTTTTCACTTCCCTGCTGACTCTGATGTAATATATCAG GAAAACGTGGCAACACTGAAATTGCTACACTTCTATCGTGCCGACATTTAA